A single genomic interval of Devosia oryziradicis harbors:
- a CDS encoding DUF1761 domain-containing protein, translated as MISHFAVNWLAVVLATVASFAFGAAWYMGLSRQWLNALGKTREQLNVGYTPFIWSVLVELVMAYFLALLTPALMGEVTVAGGAIVGAHMWLGFVVTSLIMNHRYEGMKWSLTIIDGLHLLGVLVVQGVVIGLFGGGAVPSA; from the coding sequence ATGATTTCGCATTTCGCCGTAAACTGGCTGGCCGTCGTGCTGGCCACGGTCGCCAGCTTCGCCTTCGGGGCGGCCTGGTATATGGGCCTATCCAGGCAGTGGCTGAACGCGCTGGGCAAGACCCGCGAGCAACTCAACGTTGGCTATACGCCGTTCATCTGGTCGGTCTTGGTCGAACTGGTCATGGCCTATTTCCTGGCGCTGCTGACGCCGGCACTGATGGGTGAGGTCACCGTGGCGGGGGGCGCAATCGTCGGCGCGCATATGTGGCTGGGCTTCGTCGTCACCAGCCTGATCATGAACCACCGCTACGAGGGGATGAAGTGGTCGCTGACCATCATCGATGGCCTGCACCTGCTGGGCGTACTGGTGGTCCAGGGCGTGGTCATCGGCCTGTTCGGCGGCGGCGCCGTACCGTCAGCGTGA
- a CDS encoding septation protein A has protein sequence MTQKAEAEINWDELRPQLIKMALELGPLVVFFIANARADIFVATAWFMGAMTLSLALSWLILRKIAIMPLVTGVVVLVFGGLTLWLQDDTFIKIKPTITNTLFASVLLGGLLFGHSLLKYVFGDVYKLRPEGWSKLTLNWGLFFVALAIINEVLWRNFSTDIWVAFKVWGVMPLTVIFSISQVSLLNKYAPAAEPHHVPPIVVES, from the coding sequence ATGACCCAAAAAGCCGAAGCCGAGATCAACTGGGATGAACTGCGCCCGCAGCTGATCAAGATGGCGCTCGAACTGGGTCCGCTGGTGGTCTTCTTCATCGCCAATGCGCGGGCGGACATCTTCGTGGCGACAGCCTGGTTCATGGGCGCCATGACGCTCTCGCTGGCCTTGTCCTGGCTGATCTTGCGCAAGATCGCCATCATGCCGCTGGTTACGGGCGTGGTGGTGCTGGTGTTTGGCGGCCTGACCCTGTGGCTGCAGGACGATACCTTCATCAAGATCAAGCCCACCATCACCAACACGCTTTTCGCCTCGGTGCTGCTGGGCGGCCTGCTGTTTGGCCACTCGCTGCTCAAATACGTGTTCGGCGACGTCTACAAGCTCCGGCCCGAGGGGTGGAGCAAGCTCACGCTCAACTGGGGCCTGTTCTTCGTCGCGCTCGCCATCATCAACGAAGTGCTTTGGCGCAATTTCTCGACCGATATCTGGGTCGCGTTCAAGGTCTGGGGCGTCATGCCGCTGACGGTGATCTTCTCGATCAGCCAGGTCAGCCTGCTCAACAAATATGCCCCCGCCGCCGAGCCCCACCACGTGCCGCCCATCGTGGTGGAGAGCTGA